GGCGCGAACATCTTCTTCGTGAAAGATGGCGAAGTGCACACGCCGGACGCATCCGCATTCCTGAACGGCATAACCCGTCAGACTGTTATCGGCATGCTGCGCGACAAAGGCATCACAGTTGTTGAACGCACCATCAAACCAGCAGAACTGGAAGGGTTCGAACAATGCTGGCTGACAGGCACAGCCGCTGAGGTGACCCCAGTTGGTCAAATCGGCGACTACAACTTTGAAGTTGGCGCCATGGCGCAAGAGATCGCATCGGATTATGAAAAGTTGGTCCGCAGCTAGACGCTAATGTCTGACGGCTAGATTTACAAACTCTAGCCGTCAGACAAATTTATGCAGCTTCTTTGATCCAATTCGAAACTTCAAGAGGCAAGCCATACCAAGCAGCTTCACCGGTAAGCCGCGCGACAAACAATCGGTCATTCTTATCAATAACATGCAGTAAATCATCTCTGATTTGTTGCGCAGACTTGTTCGACCGAACTAACCAGACCGATTGTTGTGGATGACACCAGCTACCATACGATTTAATTTTTTTGATAATCGCGTCGTAGTTTTGTCCTGCATGCATCAAGTCGTATGTAATTGCAAAAGTAGGCATTTTGCCACTCCTTATGGTTTGCCCAAGGGCATTAGACATAAGACCGCAACTTGACGTAGCTACACAAAAATGAGATTCTCAATATGTGCTCGCAAAGCGCTACGCCGTAGTAATACGGTCGGGTACTGAGGGAATCCCCTCAGTACCCATATATACAGGGCTTGGTTGTACGAGTCTACGATCTGTGGATAAGTATACTATATCTAGTAACGGAACGAGGATCGCGGTCTAGATAACAACCACCTATTTCCCTCCAATTGATCCCATCGCTTTGCGTGCTTGTGCCCTTTGCAGGCCCAACGTCCGTTCACGCCAGATGATCAAAACACCCGCAGAGATAACAATCGCGGCACCCAGAAGCATTGTCGCCGTGGGAACTTCGTCAAAGATGAAATACCCGATGCCGAGCGCTAGCAGCATGGATGTATAGTCAAAGGGCGCGACCAAAGACGCGTCGGCGTAGCGATAGCTTGATGTTAGGAAAATCTGACCGATCCCGCCGAATAGCCCTGAACAAATCAACAATGCCGCCGCTGACCAGCCGGGCCAAGCCCAGCCCCAAGGAATCGTAAACAACGACAGGATGCTTGATGTGACCGTGAACCAGAACACGATGGCTGCCGTGCCTTCGGTCGCGACCAGCTTACGCACAAAAACCTGCGCGAGAGCGGCCAGAACCGCCCCCATAAAGACGACCAATGCACCCAGCGTTTCGGACACCCCCAGCGCCGCTGACAGGCGCGGTGATAGCACGATCAAAACCCCGACCATGCCCAAAGCGACGGTGGACAACCGGAATATCCCGACCTTTTCGTCCAGAAACATCGCGGCAAACACAACCACCAGCAGGGGGGCTGCGTAGCCAATCGCCGTGACTTCAGGCAGCGGCAGCAAGCCCAGACCGGTGAACCCGAGCCCCATAGCGCCCGTCCCGATCAATCCGCGCCAGAAATGGCCCAAGGGGTTATTGGTTTTCCACCCGTCCCGCAATTCATGACGCATCGCGAGCCAGCCGAATATGATCGGCAGCGCAAAGAACGACCGGAAAAAGACGGCTTGGCCGGGCGGTACACTGTCAGCCGTCGCCTTGATCAGGCTGGCCATACAGACAAACATACAGACAGAAATTACCTTGAGCGCGATACCATGAACAGGTTGCATTGGCGGCCCCTTTCGGGGTCACACTAGGCGTGGTTCATCTGGGTGCAAGGCCGCAATTGTATCGATATAATCTGGCGCGACGTCCACCGGTACGCCCATCGCGCGGATCGCATCAACGTAAGACATGTCTTCTGCATCAGCCCCATCGCCGGGCGCGCGCAAGATTACTTGTTTGATCCGACCGTGGTGTCGCTGAACAGCGTCGCGATACACATGCGCGTCGTGCTGGCCGGTGTCACCGATCAGATAGAACGCCAAATCAGGGTTTGCGGCAAGGACACGATCAATCGCGCTTCCCTTATGATCCCCATGGGTGCCTGTGATGAACTGCGTTTCTGATATCCCGTAATCGCGCAGGAACTTTGGCGCTTTGGGCAGCCCTGTGCGTGCGAAAATCTGGTCAAGGAAACCGTGCATATTCCAAGGTGACGAACTGATGAAAAAGATAGGATTGCGCCCGTTCTGGTGCAACTGCGTCATCAACGTGACCGCGTCGGGAAAGACCTTACGCGTCAAGGCATTACCCGTCAAAGACGTCCACAAGTTGCGCCACAACGAATAGGCGCCCGTTTCCATCATTGTATCATCAATATCCGAGATCACGCCGAAATCCGCATCAGGGTGTGGGACGAACACAGGGCATACAGCGGTCACGCCGCCTGCCGAAATCACCTGATCGGTCCAACCTGTTTGATCGTCGCGTGGCACGAGAATGGTAAAATACCCTTCCTCGTCCGTCACCGCCGTGTAGTCGCCGCAGGTCACCGTCACATCGGCGACCTCATCGGTCAGAAATAGGCCCACCATCTGACGTAAATTCCGCCATTTGCTTTGATTGGCATGGGCTACGGTTTTCTGCGCGTTGCCAAGCACACGCCCGCGCACGACAAGATGTTCTGGCGTCGCGTAACCGATATAAGGCGCAATCACCGATGCCACGTGTCGCCGCTGAATAAGCGGATCAAGGCGGCGTTCAATCGCGCTGGCGATACGGGCAAGACGGAGTTTCAGCATTATTCGCCAACCACAACTTCAAGCACCGCACCGTCCGTGTCGTCGATCAGTACAAAGACGCGGCCGTCTGCAGTGACCTCTACATCGCGGACGCGGCCCACGTCGGTCAAAAGCCGTTCTTCCCCCGTGACCAACCCGTCTGTCATCTTCAGACGCACAAGCGCACCGGGGTTCAGCGATCCGATCAGAAGATCATCCTGCCAATCCGAATAAGGACCGTCGTAAAACGACATACCACCCGGCGCGATCACCGGATCCCAGTAATAAACCGGCTGTTCTGTGCCGTCTTGCACCGCCACCCCTTCACCAACGTCGCTACCACGGTAATTGATCCCGTAGGATACAAGCGGCCAGCCGTAATTGCCGCCAGCCACCGGTTTATTCAACTCATCCCCACCGCGCGGACCATGTTCAATGGTGTAAAGCGCACCATCCGGCCCAATCGTTGCACCCTGCATATTGCGGTGCCCGTAGGACCAAACTGCGTCATCGCCAAGCTGGTTCACAAAAGGGTTCGACGTCAGAACGCCGCCTGTGTCTGTGACGCGAATGACCTTGCCGTGCGTCGTCGTGATATCTTGCACCAATGTGCCATCATCACCGGCGCCGCGATCGCCGGTCGTGACCCAAACGGTGCCGTCAGACATCGGAATCACACGACTGCCGAAATGTTGCCCCTTCGATGTCGGGTTCGACTGCACAAAGATATCGCGGACATCGGTTAACGCGTTGTTGTCCCCAAGTATGCCGCGCGCAGCGGCGGTGACAGCACCACCATCGACCGGCTTTGCGTAGGTCCAGAACAACGTACGGTCCGTCGCAAAATTGGGGGACGCGGCAACATCCAGCAAACCGCCCTGCCCTTGATCCCAGACATCGGGCAGACCGGTTATCGGATCAGACAACACACCGTCCGCATCGATCAATCGCATTCTGCCGGGTCGTTCGGTCACCACAAATGCGCCATCAGGCAATGCGGCGATCCCCCAAGGGCGCTGCAACCCATCCGCCAAAATCGTCGTCGTAACGGGTGTTGTTTCCAACGCAGGGGCGCGGGTCTGTTCGGGAAATGCAGGGTCAAAACCGGCATTGGGCGCGCCCTGTTCGACCTGACCGATGGCCAGCGTGGGTAGTACAAAAAACAACAGGCTCAAGCGCATGGTCGCAATCCTTTTCTTGGGGCTGATGCACAGCGTAAGGTGCAACTGCCCAAAGCCAATTCAAGTTCCCGTGGTCAGGCAATCAATGGCCCAACGGGCAGCATCAGCAACGGCTGGATCGGGATCATTGACCAGTGGCTTTGCAGCATCAACTAGCGTTGGATTTCCGGAATTTCCGATTGCATACAGAACGTTACGCACAAATCGATCCCGCCCAATTCGTTTTATGGGAGACCCCGAAAACCGTGCGCGAAAATCCGCATCATCAAGTGCTGCAAGCACAGCCAAAGACGGGGCAAGGTTGTCGGCACGCGGATCGTACTTCGCATCACGCCCGTCTTGGGCAAACTTGTTCCACGGACAAACCGCCAAGCAAT
The Rhodobacteraceae bacterium S2214 genome window above contains:
- a CDS encoding DMT family transporter, yielding MQPVHGIALKVISVCMFVCMASLIKATADSVPPGQAVFFRSFFALPIIFGWLAMRHELRDGWKTNNPLGHFWRGLIGTGAMGLGFTGLGLLPLPEVTAIGYAAPLLVVVFAAMFLDEKVGIFRLSTVALGMVGVLIVLSPRLSAALGVSETLGALVVFMGAVLAALAQVFVRKLVATEGTAAIVFWFTVTSSILSLFTIPWGWAWPGWSAAALLICSGLFGGIGQIFLTSSYRYADASLVAPFDYTSMLLALGIGYFIFDEVPTATMLLGAAIVISAGVLIIWRERTLGLQRAQARKAMGSIGGK
- a CDS encoding DUF2183 domain-containing protein — translated: MLKLRLARIASAIERRLDPLIQRRHVASVIAPYIGYATPEHLVVRGRVLGNAQKTVAHANQSKWRNLRQMVGLFLTDEVADVTVTCGDYTAVTDEEGYFTILVPRDDQTGWTDQVISAGGVTAVCPVFVPHPDADFGVISDIDDTMMETGAYSLWRNLWTSLTGNALTRKVFPDAVTLMTQLHQNGRNPIFFISSSPWNMHGFLDQIFARTGLPKAPKFLRDYGISETQFITGTHGDHKGSAIDRVLAANPDLAFYLIGDTGQHDAHVYRDAVQRHHGRIKQVILRAPGDGADAEDMSYVDAIRAMGVPVDVAPDYIDTIAALHPDEPRLV
- a CDS encoding PQQ-dependent sugar dehydrogenase; translated protein: MRLSLLFFVLPTLAIGQVEQGAPNAGFDPAFPEQTRAPALETTPVTTTILADGLQRPWGIAALPDGAFVVTERPGRMRLIDADGVLSDPITGLPDVWDQGQGGLLDVAASPNFATDRTLFWTYAKPVDGGAVTAAARGILGDNNALTDVRDIFVQSNPTSKGQHFGSRVIPMSDGTVWVTTGDRGAGDDGTLVQDITTTHGKVIRVTDTGGVLTSNPFVNQLGDDAVWSYGHRNMQGATIGPDGALYTIEHGPRGGDELNKPVAGGNYGWPLVSYGINYRGSDVGEGVAVQDGTEQPVYYWDPVIAPGGMSFYDGPYSDWQDDLLIGSLNPGALVRLKMTDGLVTGEERLLTDVGRVRDVEVTADGRVFVLIDDTDGAVLEVVVGE